The sequence TGATGTTCATCGCTATGGCATCGTGCGGCGCGGCGCATTGCTGGCCGGCCAGAACAGTGGCCTCCACCGAGCCCGCCGGGCATTGCACCGGTGCGGCCTGAGCCGGTGCTGCCGGTGCTGCCGGTGCAGCGGGCGCTGCGGCGGGTGCTGCCGGTTTGGCCGGTGGGGTGTACTGGTAGTCCGACCATGCGCCACAGTCGTCCGACCCCACCGAATGCTTGCGGCAGCCCTGGACCGACAGCGTGAAAGCGTCATTGCCGTTCTTGACGGTTTCTGTTGCGTCGCTGCCGCAGCCTTTGCTCAGTTCTACTTGGGGCCCGCCGTTGGACTTGAGGTGCACCACGTCCCCGGCCTCATCTTCGTGGACTCGCGGACACCCAGAGATGGTGCATATCGCTTCGGAACCGTTTTGCGTACAGGTCACGCTGTAGCCATTCGGCAAAGCGTCGGCCCGGGCGATGGGCGCCATCAACGGCACGGCGATCCCGAACAGCCAGGCCGCGGCGGCCACAATCGCGATCGGTGCAGGTGTTCGTCTTCTCATCACAGTTCCCTTTCCTCAAGTTCCGCGCGGACGATCTCGTCAGCCGGACAACTTCTGGCCGGCCTTACCGATGGGCCATGTCAGGCCCTCATAGATGACCGTGCAGTCCACCTCTGCGTCGTAGATGGTGAAGGGGGGCGGCCAAAGCATGTCGGTGATCGAACTGGTGCTGTTCGGACCCACCTCGACCGTTCTGCTCACCGTTTGCGGCCCGAGGCCGACGACTTTTGTTGCGGTGTACGCGCATTGGGCGGGCAGGCTGGATTTGTTGGTGATGGCCACATGCGCGTCTACGCCTTGCGGAGTGATGTACATCGCCACGTCGTCGTGTGGCGGGGCGCATGGCTGGCCGGCCGGGACGGTGGCTTCCACCGAGCCCGCCGGGCATTGCACCGGTGCTGCGCCCGGTACAGCGGGCGCTGCCGCCGGCGCGGCCGGCGCGGCCGGGGCCGCCGATGGGAAGTACCGGTAGTCCGCCCATGCACCGCAGTCATCCGAACCCACGGGATGCTTGCGGCAGCCCTGGACCGACAGGGTGAACGGGCCGCTGACGCCTGCGACGATTGCAGTTGCGTCGTTGTTGCAGCCCTTGCTGAGCTCTTGTTGGTTCTGACCGTTGTACAAGGTGTGCACCACATCCCCGGCCTCGTCGTCGTGCACGCGCGGGCAACCCGAGATGTCGCAGGACACTTCGGTGCCGTTGGGCGAGCAGGTCACGCTGTACCCGTTGGACAACGTCTCGGCGCGAGCGGTCGGCGCCATCGACGGCGCAGCGTTGGTCCCGAACAGCCACGCTGCGGCGGCCAGGATCGACAACAGTGTCGATGTTCGTTTTCTCATGACTGCCCCCTGGCGAGCGGATCGTCCGTCAGCCGGTCACGGTCTGGCTAGCTTTGCCGACGGGCCACGGCGACCCCAGGTAGGTAATCGTGCAGATCGCCACTGCGTCGTAGGTGGTGAGGGGCGGTGGCCACAACATGTCGGTGATCGCGCCGGTGCTCTTCGGGCCGACGGCGATGGTTCTCGTGACTGTTTGCGGTCCGAGCCCGGCGGTTTTTGTTGCGGTGTAGGTGCAATCGGCGGGCAGACTGGAATTGTTGGTGATATCCACGGTCGCGTTCAAACCACTCTGGGTGATGGTCATCGCCACGTCATGGTCCGGCGGACTGCAGACCCCGCCGGCTGGAACGGTGGGCTCCACCGAGCCTGCCGGGCATTGCACCGGTGCGGCCTGAGCCTGAGCTGCGGGTGCTGATGAGCACGTCGAACCGGGCGGCAGTTTCTTCCCCGCGTCCGGCCCTGCCGTGCAAAGGACCGGCTCGGCTGCCGGGGCCGCTGCTTTCGCTGGTGGGGTGTACTTGTAGTCCGACCATGGGCCGCAATCATCCGAACCAACGGGATGCTTGCGGCAGCCCTGGACCCCCAAGGTGAACGGGCTGGCGCCAAACCCGGCGATGGTTCCAATTGCGGTGCCGTTGCAGTCTTTTTTGAGCTCTTGTTGGCCCTGGCCGTTGGTCAGCAGGTGCACCGCGTCCCCGGCCTCGTCGTCTTTCACGCGCGGGCAACCCGAGATGTTGCATATCACGTCGTTGCCGTTTTGCGTGCAGGTCACGTCGTAGCCATTGGGCAACGCGTCGGCACGGGCGGTCGGCGGGGCGATCCCGATCAGCCAGGCCGCGGCGCCCACCATCGCGATCAGTGTCAGTGTTCGTTTTCTCATGACAGTCCCTCGGTGCACGTGCGTGGCACCATTCGCTGCCCGACGGGCCCTGAGCCACACCTTTCGAATGTGCGAAGCGTATGGCCGGTTAGGGACGCCGACCAATAAGGGATCTGCCTACACTTTCGCCAATGCTGTGCCCAAGGGTTGTATCTGGAGCTCCACCGCGGCGAACCTCATTTAAAGGACAGCGATAGGCCGAAATCGCCTGCCGCGTCGGTCCACCAGCGTCGGCGCCGCAGCCCCGCGGCGGCCAGCTCATCGGCCACCTGCTCCGGCTGGAACTTGCAGGAGACCTCGGTCAGCATCTCCTCGCCGGCCGCGAAATCGACCGCCAGGTCCAGCGCCCCGACCACGACGTGCTGGGCGCGGCGGGCCCGTAGCCACATCTCGATGCGCTGTTCGGCTGAATTCCAGCGCGCCACATGGGCGAACTCGTCCAAGTCGAAGTCGGCATCGAGTTCGCGGTTCACCACCGCGAGCACGTTGCGGTTGAACGCCGCGGTCACCCCGGCCGCATCGTCGTAGGCACGCACCAGCCTGCCGGTGTCTTTGACCAGATCGGTGCCAAGCAGCAGGCTGTCACCGTGGTGCATGACGGCGGCAAGGTCGGCCAAGAATTCGGCCCGCGGTCCCGGTGTCAGGTTGCCGATGGTCGATCCCAGGAACACGAACAGTCGCCTGCCGCCATCGGGGATCTCGGCGAGATGGTGCTCGAAGTCGCCGCAGACACCTTGCACTCGCACGCCGGGATAGTCACGAGCGATCGCCTCCCCCGCGGCCTCCAGCACCCCGGCGTCCACGTCGAACGGGATGAATCGGCGCAGCGCCCCGGCATCCTGCATCGCGTCCAGCAGCATCCGGGTCTTTTCCGAGGTGCCGCTGCCCAGTTCGACCAGAGTGTCCGCGCCCGACAGTGCCGCCACCTCGGCCGAGTGCGCTCGCAGAATCTCGGCCTCGGCGCGGGTGGGGTAATACTCGGGCAGCCGGGTGATCCGGTCGAACAACTCGCTGCCGATATCGTCGTAGAACCACTTGGGCGGCAAGGATTTCGGATCCTGCGCAAGTCCGTACCGGACGTCGGCCCGCAGTGCGGATCGAGCCGCATCGGCCGCCAGGTGATTGGCTATGGAGACCGTCATCGGATGGAGTCCAAGGCGGTGACACGGACCTCGCCGTCGTGCGTGTCCACCAGGTGCCGGTCCGGGATGTCCACCCAGCGCGGGTCGTCGTCGTAGGGCTCGCTGGCCAGCACCACGCCGTCGGCCCCGTGCAACATCGACAAGGTATCCCCCCAGGTCGTGGCCAACATCCGAGAACCGTTGGCGGCCACGATGTTCAGCCGGGCTTGCGGATCGGCGGCACCGATCTCGGTGACCACCTCACCCAACGATTCCACGCCGCGGGCGAAGATCGCCGCGGCCAGGATCGCGCTGTCACAGACCGATTCCGCCTCCGCGGTGGTGGGCAACGCCGCGCGGTTCACCACGCCGTTGTGCGACAGCAACCAGGCGCCGTCGGTGAACGGCGCGGTGGCGCTGGCTTCGATGGGCATACCGACGGTCGCCGAGCGCACCGCGGCCACCACGCAGTGGCTGGCGAGCACCGGCGCGACCGAGGCGAAGGACACGTCGCCCCACAACGGTGCCGCGCTGCGCCACCGTCGCGGCACCCCGCCCTGGGATGCGTCGAAAAACCCTGCGCCCCAACCGTCGGCGTTGAGCAACCCATGCTGCTGCCGGCGTGGTGCGTAGGACTGCACCAGCAGGCCCTGCGGCGGTTCCAGCATCAACTCCGCCAGCGACCGCGGCCTACCCAGCCAGCCCAGGTGCCGGCACATCAGGCGTCCCAGGCCAGTCGCACACCGGCGAAGATCTGCCGCCGGTAGGGGTGGTCCCAATTGCGGAAGCTCGGCCGCAGGATCTCGGGGGCGACCGCCCACGACCCGCCGCGCAGCACCCGGTAGTCGCCGCCGAAGAACGGCTCCGAATAGCGTTGGTAGATCATCGGAGCAAAGCCCGGCCACGGTTGCAGGGGCGAACTCGTCCACTCCCAGACATCGCCCAGCAGTTGTTGCGCACCGTACGCCGACGCCCCGCCCGGGTAGGCCCCGACCGGAGCCGGACGCAGCGCCGCACCGCCGAGGTTGGCCAGCTCGCCCGAGGGATCCGTTGCACCCCAGGGATACCGGCGTCGCGCCCCGATGGCCGGATCCCACGCGCAGGCCTTCTCCCATTCGGTCTCGGTGGGCAGCCGGGCCCCGGCCCATGCCGCGTAGGCCTGCGCCTCGAAGTAGCTGACGTGCTGCACCGGTTCGTCGTCGGGCAGGTCCTCGGTGTGACCGAACCGGACCCGGGATCGATGGTCCGAACCCCAGAACTGCGGCGCCGTCAACCCGGCCTGCACACAGTGACGCCAA is a genomic window of Mycolicibacter heraklionensis containing:
- the egtC gene encoding ergothioneine biosynthesis protein EgtC, coding for MCRHLGWLGRPRSLAELMLEPPQGLLVQSYAPRRQQHGLLNADGWGAGFFDASQGGVPRRWRSAAPLWGDVSFASVAPVLASHCVVAAVRSATVGMPIEASATAPFTDGAWLLSHNGVVNRAALPTTAEAESVCDSAILAAAIFARGVESLGEVVTEIGAADPQARLNIVAANGSRMLATTWGDTLSMLHGADGVVLASEPYDDDPRWVDIPDRHLVDTHDGEVRVTALDSIR
- the egtD gene encoding L-histidine N(alpha)-methyltransferase → MTVSIANHLAADAARSALRADVRYGLAQDPKSLPPKWFYDDIGSELFDRITRLPEYYPTRAEAEILRAHSAEVAALSGADTLVELGSGTSEKTRMLLDAMQDAGALRRFIPFDVDAGVLEAAGEAIARDYPGVRVQGVCGDFEHHLAEIPDGGRRLFVFLGSTIGNLTPGPRAEFLADLAAVMHHGDSLLLGTDLVKDTGRLVRAYDDAAGVTAAFNRNVLAVVNRELDADFDLDEFAHVARWNSAEQRIEMWLRARRAQHVVVGALDLAVDFAAGEEMLTEVSCKFQPEQVADELAAAGLRRRRWWTDAAGDFGLSLSFK